In Candidatus Eisenbacteria bacterium, one DNA window encodes the following:
- a CDS encoding DUF354 domain-containing protein codes for AGFHPDPAFASTLRAAIEPTPAGEWDIEKDILAVLRPPATFALYHGFGNALFARVIDRLLGEPSLRVLVAPRTDEQRRGILARGNGNLRVLARGVRGLDLLARADLVVSAGGTMNREAALLGTPAYTVLAAPLGAVDRWLIEQGRLIHVCGDADLEKIAIRKATERRLPLARERIAEEVCDRILEPIGRLW; via the coding sequence CGCCGGGTTCCATCCCGATCCCGCGTTCGCCTCGACGCTGCGCGCGGCGATCGAGCCCACGCCGGCGGGGGAGTGGGACATCGAGAAGGATATCCTTGCCGTGCTGAGACCGCCGGCCACCTTCGCCCTCTACCACGGGTTTGGAAATGCCCTCTTCGCGCGCGTGATCGATCGCCTGCTCGGCGAGCCCTCTCTCCGCGTGCTGGTCGCCCCTCGGACCGACGAGCAGAGGCGCGGAATTCTCGCCCGGGGCAATGGGAACCTCCGCGTTCTCGCCCGCGGAGTCAGAGGACTCGATCTGCTCGCCCGCGCCGATCTCGTGGTCAGCGCGGGGGGAACGATGAACCGCGAGGCGGCTCTTCTCGGCACGCCCGCCTACACGGTGCTCGCGGCGCCTCTCGGCGCCGTCGATCGCTGGCTCATCGAGCAGGGCCGCCTGATCCATGTCTGCGGGGACGCCGATCTCGAGAAGATCGCGATCCGCAAGGCTACCGAACGCAGACTGCCGCTTGCGCGCGAGCGGATCGCCGAAGAGGTCTGCGATCGCATCCTCGAGCCGATCGGGAGGTTGTGGTGA